The Hydra vulgaris chromosome 05, alternate assembly HydraT2T_AEP genome includes the window aatttttaaattttttattagaataattgttattttgaaaatttcaaatcaataagttttttttaaaaaattttattacatgttCTTTTTCTCATATGCTTCTaggcactttttcaaaaaattattgtcattTCATTTTTAGGGATTCAAAAAACTTCAAGAAATGATATTTTCTCAGTTAAATGAAAAGATGAAAGCAATGGATCGATCTTTACTTGAGAAAATTGCATTAGACATCGAATTGATTGATGGTCATCAaggtatatattaatatattttgtatatattatcatattttGTACATCAATGCCAAAAGTTTTGGGTCAAATTTTACAAAGATGCagttaaatatgtataaatttcaCTTCACAGACACTGATCAAACCAGtcatttcttattattatttatcaatttaaaagtaaaaaatacttttttttaattccaatagctaaattacaattttattgtagttattagtaaaatttacaaaatattttaaacatttgtctCAAGCTGGTGGAGGATACtactatagaaatttttttaagatgagtttgtaaacaaaatgaCTCCAAAATATTCCCACCCCCATTCTCTAATTTGCCCCAAATGTATGATTTTATGATGTATGAGtttatgaaatatttgaaatgtatgaatttataaaatatttttattatttttatgtttatattcatgaataactttcaaatttatttttaaaatatttttattatttcaaatgaaaaaatcttttagtgttcaaaaatgatttaaaaaaatgataaccaTTAAAGGTTTAAATCCCCCTTTAAGTGTCTTTTAAGGACTTGAAGTCCCTCGTTAGAAATGtgaaatgaaaataacaaaaaatcattgGGTGATTTTTAATTGggttatacaaaattaaagaatttttttttaaacattgaactattagttaataaaaaaataactggtCGACTgggcacttttttttttatataagagaAAAGACTAGATTCTTCAGTGTATTACCTGTAGTGTAGTGTTTCATAACCGTATTGATTTCATGATAACCATAAATCTCTAGCCAAGTACAAAGATTATCAGCTGAGAGATACAAGCTGAGCTCATTGATTACAAGTACACAGCACAGTGTGCCCAGAGtatgaaaaaattcattattctgactttttatttttttgcttgaaataGTAAATTCATATTGTGTtgaacaaatcaaaaattatatttgtcaGCCACTAggcatatattatttataccaCATGCCATAATCAAGTATTGACTCAACCCAGCCAGCTAGTAGTATACTGGTCACAGGGATGGGATATGATCACaaggataaatttttttaaaattgtattcatgttttaatttatattttatagtttattttaaaaatttaaaaaaagtgggGGAGCTTAACCTTTGCATGCTCATCCCTGCCATAGCCTCTCCATTCCCTGGTTCAGAGTGCACAAACATAAAATTTGACCTCCCAATCAGATTTTTGACCCAACAGTATTATGCACAAATTTTCACTAACAAACTTTTCAATTACCAATTACAATTACCagagttataaattttttccaaaaaacaacattcacACTGTGTACAGAGATAAGATCATAATAAAAATGGATCGATTTTAAAAGCCTTTTCGAAGCAGATATGCTAATTACACTTTTCAACAGtaaatttttacagatatcttgtCAATCAATTTTAGTCAATTTGAACCTGCTGGTTTTGAATATGCAAACTGTTGCTTCTATCAGCCTTAATTTTTGGAATATgcacttaaattttatatttcaatcaATTACTACAAAACATAAGAAATGTAATTTTTGCATAAAACttgtgttttgaaaatatatgcTACCTGAATTGTTAAACATAAGCATGAATGTGGCTAGAGcaactgtatttatatataacagataatttttaaatagtataaatttttcaacaatatttgattataaatttatataaaagcaaatcACATTAGTATTTCAAAGGATATCCTTTACAATCAAGAATGACTTGGCATCTGCGAGACAGAGTCAACTAAATTAATCCAAATGTCATTGGTAATTGAGTCTTAAATTtccttgattttattaaataaatcagcatAATTTGTAGgcttgatttttttcatttgacgGTCAAAATGTTCCCATAAATGTTCAATGGGGTTTAAGTCAGACTATTGGGATGGTcactttaaaacatttgcttcaaattgtttctccacgcagcggccttgttcgccaaggttcgtgtttcggagttatagagttgagagagggttataaccactattaagtagcctcctcatctgtagtggccttcttggccttgaggaggtgaataacaaaaaaaaaaaaaaacttgtcactACTTGTTTACCACTTTGTTGATGATACTAATCTAATGCTAATCAATAAATccctttaaaaatttaacaaacacATTAACCATGATCTTGGCAATCTAGTTTAACGGCTTCACtccaacaaactttttttaaattctaataaaactgaACCTgttgtctttaaataaaataaaacaaattaagtgACAAGAAAATTGAACTTGTTAACTCACTTAAATATCttggtataaaaattaaatctttcctttttatcccACTGTAAAGACTTAGCAATGAAACTGAGTAGATTTAATGGCTTGTTGGCTAAAATTCGCCattattttaatcttgaaaTACTCTTGAACATATACTATGCTATTTTTGGCTCACATCTAATATATGCATGCCAAGTATCGGTGCAGTTTCATCAACAAGCTCTTATTTGGTTATTCTACCTCGAAAACAAggcttaaaaattatttatttccagaaaattaattttcatcCTAAtgcatattaattttaatgtgtATTAATTTTAATCCTAATGTgtaaaagaatattaatttaatCCTAACTTTTGAAGTTAggtaaattaagtatttttatatatatatatatatatatatatatatatatatatatatatatatatatatatatatatatatatatatatattgcacaGATTAGTGTTTAATATGCAATGATATATTTTCCAGAGATCTGAGTTTTTGAGATCTAAACTTTTTCAGcctaataaaatattagttttagaaGATAACATTACTGAGTAAGAAAGGAAAgtaacttagttaaaaaaaaagtacaatccTAAAATTATTTAGAAGTATTGAATAAGGGGCAATTTAAATAGCACACCttgtataaaattatcatttcatCATTTTGCTACCAAAATCGTGGAGTTTCTTTgtataaatagtttagaaaactttattagaggtaaattaatatttagtggGGTATCCTTTTGAGTCAATAACAACAGCCCATTGATGAGATCAATTTTTGGCATCGCTCAGGCGTAATGGCATCCCAAGCAGCCTTTATTTCAACCCAAAGTTGGTCTAAATTTGTTGCAGTTGACCGGTTTATGTTTCTGTCAATTTCCTCCCACGGCACAGTCACCAGACCTAAATTCTATCGAATTTAGGTCTGGTGACTGTGCCAGCCACTCCAATACATCAATCTTCTTGACGTTAAACCACATTTTAACACTTTTGGCAGTGTGCTTAGGGTCGTTGTCTTGTTGGAATTTCCAAACCAAAGGGAAAATTATGGCATATGGCAACATGACGTTTTTTAGTATTTCTTTGTACGTGTGTTGATGAATTGTCCCTTGAATTCTATGCAACAGGTCCACACCACACCATGAAAAACTGCCCCAACTATCACATTGCCACCACCATGTTTTACGGTCTTAAGAGTATACCGAGGGCTGAGTTCTTGGTTTTGGGGATGAGGAACATATTGTTTTACATCGCATCCAAAGCGATTGAACTTAGGCTCGTCAGTTCAAAGCACATTTTGCCAAAAACTTAAATCCTTTTGTACGTGCTGTTTTGCAAACTTCAAACGGCTGACAAGATTACGTTTTCAGACCAATGGATTTTTTCGGGTAACCCTTCCAAATAGTTTATTTTCGCATAAGTGACTTTTAACAGTGCTGACAGACAGAtcgagttttaaattttgagcaatttgttctttaatttttggtGCGCCAACAAAAGGATTCAGCTTCGCAATATGGACAATGGCTGCCTCTTCTCTGGGGTTTGTCTTTTGTTTGCCAGACTTGcattttttgttgcttaatgAACCAGTAtcgttaaataaattaatagtattGATAACTTTCTTACGAGATCAACCCAGTCTTCAAGCTATTTCAGAATTGTTCAATCCTAGATCTCGAAATACCTGTACTTGTCCTGGAAAGACCACTGTTCCATGTTTACCTCATCCCATAGTTGATagataatgaatttttttttttttttttgctaaatgagTTACAAAAATATCCTTTAAATACTGAATAGAATGATTatcttttgatataataaaagaatttaagtttttttaaataagaaaaaggtAAACACGACCGCTTAAATGCTCAAAATAAGCAATTTTGACAGCAATTAATGTCAAATGAGTATTTCCGTTCATAAAGGTTGACATTGTTGAtgccataaaaaataatagcaattgctataaatacaaaaaagttggCATCAAAAAGTAAAACCATCTGGTCATGAAAGTGTGCTATTTATGTTGTCGCCActgtgtattatatatatatatatatatatatatatatatatatatatctatatatatatatatatatatatatatatatatatatatatatatatatatatatatatatatatatatatatatatatatatatacatatgtatgtatgcatatatatgtatgtatgtatgtgtatatatatatgtatgtatgtatgtgtatatatatatgtatgtatgtatgtgtatatatatatgtatgtatatatatatatgtgtgtatatatatatatatatatatatataaatatatataaatatatatttatatatatatatatatatgtatatatatatatgtatatgtatatgtatgtatctatatgtatatatatatatatgtatatatatatatatatatatatatgtatatatatatgtatatatatatgtatatatctatatgtatatgtatatatatatatgtatatatatttatatatttatatatatatatatatatatatatatatatatgtatatatatataaatatgtatatatatatgtatatgtatgtatctatatgtatatatatatatgtatatatatatatatatatatatatatatgtatatatatatatatgtatatacatatatatatatatgtatatgtgtatatatatgtatatatttatatatatatatatgtatatatatatatatatatgtatatatatatatgtatatgtatgtatctatatgtatatatgtatatatatatatatatatgtatataaatatatatatgtatatacatatatatatatgtatatgtgtatatatatatgtatatatttatatatatatatatatattttttttttttttgttattcacctcctcaaggccaagaaggccacttcagatgaggaggctacttaatagtggttataaccctctctcaactctataactccgaaacacgaacctcgacaaacaaggccgctgcgcggagaaacaagttgagcgcggtactaccagggacgtggtggggatcgaactcggaacctctcgcttatgaagcgagcgctttACCACAACACCACTAacgcttatatatatatatatatatatatatatatatatatatatatatatatatatatatatatatatatatatatatatatacacagtggcGACAACATAAATAGCACACTTTCATGACCAGATGGTTTTACTTTTTGATaccaaattttttgtatttatagcaattgctattattttttatagcatcaaaaattttttccatttaacactgtgtttcatcaacaaagattAATCAGAAATTCTGATTTCTGATGaatctttgttgatgaaacacagtgttaaatggaaaaaatttttgttaagtgtttttctactaatatataattgctctgttcttttaagaacattgagcactctattgtgtagaatactttttaaagttgtttaaatatatatatatttaaagttgtttaaatatatatttatatatttatatatttaaagttgtttaaatatatatatatatatatatgtgggtgtatatatatatgtacgtatatatatatatatatatatatatatatatatatatatatatatatatatatatatatatatatatatatatatatatattagggtggggcATAAAACAccaaagtcattaaaaaaaataacataataatttttttggttccTTTTGAtatgtgtattaaaaaaatgtaatttttttttttttatgagtacCCCTATGGTTGGTCCCAGCAGtccgaaaattaaaaaatttataatttttgtaaataataaggGGGGCAGGgtcattgaaaattattttaaagatatcttAAGGGTTATTTTTGTAGCctgatatatctttttttagattatgttttgttttattgcaaaaaatgatGGAAATGGTCAGCCCTACCCATTAAAATACATGATGTTTATATTTGAGAGGTAGGGGAGGGGcgtatatattttttcctacatattttaaataaaaaatatttttacatttgcatttattttttaaagaaagtctattttaaagttttcaaccaagattttttttctgttgtctGAAATTTTAGCCGAAGATCTGCAACAACTAATAAATTAGCTTGGCTATCTTCTTCATTTCTGAAAGTTTCAATGAAGTCTTGACCAAGTTTAATAGCCCGTTCTGCACAATCATTTACAACAAGAAGACCAgtgacataatttttaaatctaatataacCTGAAAATTTTTCCCAGTTTGATGAACTAGTTTTAAGCCATTCTGTCTCAtgtaatgtcatttttaataaatcaaataaaaacaagctTTCAGGACCAATAAAgtcttcaatatttttagttattttttttttcattgtcagTAAAAATTTCGGAATTCAGTTTCCCCATCTTATAACTGGTGGGCTTCGCTGTTTGAGCTAATTTAAGAGCTATTTTTTGTAGCTGATCTACAGGTAAACATTTATCAGCAAGACACATAACCacaaatctttcatttaaatacCAATTGTGCTTTTTAAGTGATTTCAGTACGGCTTCTGCTGGTTTGAAACTGAATTCAGAATTCAGAATATTGTATCATTTCATTAATAGCTTTTAGATCTAAAGAAGGTGCTATGGCAGGGATAGGAGCTTTAATAAACCATGGAACATAAAATAGTGCTGTAAATGAATCAATTTCATAAATCAGCTTTCCCTCTTGCAATGATATTATGTTAGGACATAAGTTACTGAATTGTGGCTGAAGAAGatcatatgttaaataataaactcCCTGTGCCATAAACCTGGCATGATGCGAAGCCATTGGAAAtctaaattgaaattttgttaCTTTGCCACCTAACCAAAGAACtgctaattttataaaatactggTAGTCATTTCTTGGAAATATATCATTATCTAGGCAATTTTGAAGGAATGTTAATGATTCAGAAgcctaaatttcaaaaaactttattattaaaacttattactaaACACATTAATCTAAATAGGACAATTAAACTAACCTGcttttccaaaaaagatataatttttttttctgagtcaAATCTTTTTAGGTTATCATAATTTATCTTCTTTTCAAGAATCGATTTCCAATTACCCTTCAGCCTATCAAATAACTCAGTCTTTGGTCCACTTGTTTTACCACCAGTAAGAACATTTGAGAAGTgctaaaatatgtttatttcaaatcatttaaataaattttattaataaagcatttaattcatcaagaaatattaataattaagtatataaataaatataaaaatattatatgattttttcaatatttacctTTATATGTAATTCATAAACGTGATGACGACAAGCCATCCAAATTAAAGCTTTTCCTCTCCACTGCTCAATAAGAGTACAGACTCCTTTTAGCCAACCAGTATTTGTAACAGTGGTGTCAAAGGACAGACAATCAACATAGTCAAATAGCTCCCAgtcttgtaaagtttttttgattgctttccCAAGAGACTCAGCAGTGCCATCTTCCACAATTGAAATACCCAAAAGTTGGGAATCTGAGAGATCTGGTGAACTGATTAGTACAGCTActctttcaactttttctttacCAAGTTCTTTCATTTCTAACATAATTTTTGAGTCAAAATGCACAGTAAGACTTTTACCCTTAGCCAATGTAATAAAGTTGCCTTTAATATTAAAAGCAGTTTTtcttatacttaattttttctgcctcaaaatactttgtttagaaATAGAAAAATCATCTGTCGTTCCAGAACTATTATTTATAAGAGAAGCAAGAGTTGCACTCAGTGCAGTCGAACTTATTCCATATCGTGATGCTGTTGGAGCTAAATCTTTTCCTATATTTTTTGGAACAATAAGAGGAACAACATtagattttctaatttttctagaAGGCTGTAGATACTCTTCATCTTGGTTATCatctaaagtattaaaattttttgttgtgttttcaTATTTCGCAGTAACCAACTCTTTCTGTTTTTTTACGGACTCTTttattctttgattttttattttcatttctctttttgttttgttttttacaaatttttgtgaaattttatctTTACCCAACATTTTCTGAACACGCGCTCCTTTCTGGTCGTTAAGAAAATCTGCATCTTCTCTTCTAGTTTTTATATCTTTAGTTTTATCTTTCATAATAATACCTTCACAATTCTTTTGACTTACATCAAATACCTCCTCTAGCATTCTTGAAAACTGttctctttttaaaactaaatttgtacTTAAACGGTTCCTGTGtttgtttaaatcttttctcttcttttcCAAGTCAACAATCTTGTCTCTAAAACCAATGTAGAAGAatgcattaaaattaatgtaagttattataaatatataaaattgtatgaCTTTATAATTGCTacttatataacataaatttgaaattggattaaactaaaaattaaaactattttaaatttataaaaacctgATATGCTTGTCAGTATTAATAAAAGGAATTCCTGCTTTTTGCCATATTTTCTTCACCTCATAAACAACGCATGGTAAACATTTTTGGAGACAACCGCCTATTTCAGCACATTGTGCAGTAAAAAAATCACCAAGAGGACATGAAGCTATACTAACTGAGGAAATGTTTGGAAAATCAGCTCTTAGCATAAGATCTCTGTAATGGTAATATTGCAATACAGTTTTTTTAGTTGGCAATTGTGTATTAGGTATTGTTCCAATTCTTTTTCCAACAAGAAAAACTTCACGATGAGATATTTttccaaaactattttttgtttgcattatttttatttacactaagataaaaattttaaaaattaccgatttttttaacttaagcattccccccccccctcctcccaAATATGCAAACATGTATTTAAATAGGTAGGGCTGACCATTACCATCATCTTTTGCAACAAAACAAAACgtaatctaaaaaaagatatatcagGCTACAAAAATAACCCTTaagatatctttaaaatatttgtaagtgACCCTGCCCCccttattatttacaaaaattataaattttctaattttcggACTGCTGGGACCAACCATAGGGAtactcacaaaaaaaaaaaattacatttttttaatacacataTCAAAAGGAaccagaaaaattattatggtattttttttaatgactttggTGTTTTATGCCCCaccctaaatatatatatatatatgtatatatatatatatatgtatatatatatatatatatatatatatatatgtatatatatatatatctatatatatatgtatttgtttcgaaattttttaaaattttaaagggtTGTCGCGTAATGAATTTGACTCATTCATGAATCGTGTTCCGActcatttgaaaaataagtttattaaaattgctCATGATTTCCAAAAGTTTGACAAAAACAAGGATGATATAATCGAATCGGATGAATTTGGCGCAATGCTTGATCAAGTCATGGAGGGAGAAGGTTTAAAGAAAACATAAGAAAATTCTTTAGAGATTTGGATTATTTAACGAAAGAGTCAAATGAATAAACAgactaattttttgattttttttatatttatatttatatttattttaattttttttttaatggtattataatttatttttgatctttataattattttttattctcgtgtatatatttattatgtaaagtTTTGCTGAAATTTTGTGAACTGAATCTTAATACTCGATTATATTTTGtatgtaaatagtttttaaagtttattagaatattttcacataatatttgtctttttcaataaagtaaacttaaaattttgagCCCCTtgcaagtttttcaaaataggCTTATTGTCTCCATGCCCCTGCAGTCACAAATAACTTGacagaacttttttaatatcataaaaattaaaataacaattaaatttaatgtattttatgatactatatttatttttcattcaatcATCAACATGACTAAACCAATAATGCCTTGACTCTTAGAATtgctaaaaagatttttataaactttggcTCAGAAAATAACTTCTTGGTCGTGGCCgaaagtttttaatatgcaGTTTGGCAACTGGCAGACTTGTGTATCACACATCTTATTAAATATATCGTCAGCCAAGTACCAAGAGGTCGTATGTTCGTTTTGGTGTTTCTGAGAAAATCaagttttgcaattttatttgtaaaggcTTTCTGCCAAAATTTccgactaatttttttaatattttaaaatacttagatatttaaaatacttaaaataaagtcAGTTACtgtttaatgttatataaataaaataaaaaagttacacaaACTAGTATTTTGGactattaaattcttttaaaaataaatattgaataaaattcaaGTAGTTTTGCcctaaataatacattaataaTCATCTTTATAATTTGCACTAACTTGCACGGGGTTAGAAGACCAAAAAAAATGCAGGtattattagcttttttttagttCTGACGAATGTCTAAGCtattttagtagaaatataacGAATAGATTTATACTCTCACCTGCCAAATAAACGGGGGATCTTAACAAACAGGTGGGTCATAAATGTATTCATAAATTCTAATAAGTTGTCGTCCACAAATTACGTCTCGCaatttttgacaatattatctacattttcaaaaaatcttaaaaatagttatttacaattggttatatacttattttaaggaaaagaattttttatttaaaa containing:
- the LOC136079909 gene encoding uncharacterized protein LOC136079909, which translates into the protein MQTKNSFGKISHREVFLVGKRIGTIPNTQLPTKKTVLQYYHYRDLMLRADFPNISSVSIASCPLGDFFTAQCAEIGGCLQKCLPCVVYEVKKIWQKAGIPFINTDKHIRDKIVDLEKKRKDLNKHRNRLSTNLVLKREQFSRMLEEVFDVSQKNCEGIIMKDKTKDIKTRREDADFLNDQKGARVQKMLGKDKISQKFVKNKTKREMKIKNQRIKESVKKQKELVTAKYENTTKNFNTLDDNQDEEYLQPSRKIRKSNVVPLIVPKNIGKDLAPTASRYGISSTALSATLASLINNSSGTTDDFSISKQSILRQKKLSIRKTAFNIKGNFITLAKGKSLTVHFDSKIMLEMKELGKEKVERVAVLISSPDLSDSQLLGISIVEDGTAESLGKAIKKTLQDWELFDYVDCLSFDTTVTNTGWLKGVCTLIEQWRGKALIWMACRHHVYELHIKHFSNVLTGGKTSGPKTELFDRLKGNWKSILEKKINYDNLKRFDSEKKIISFLEKQASESLTFLQNCLDNDIFPRNDYQYFIKLAVLWLGGKVTKFQFRFPMASHHARFMAQGVYYLTYDLLQPQFSNLCPNIISLQEGKLIYEIDSFTALFYVPWFIKAPIPAIAPSLDLKAINEMIQYSEF
- the LOC101239208 gene encoding kinesin-related protein 4-like (The RefSeq protein has 5 substitutions compared to this genomic sequence), with product MENNESIKQQNNIYHEKITELTSNVIDLKEKAQKFKELYQRLLRENEKLATVRDELQEQLGGFKKLQEMIFSQLNEKMKAMDRSLLEKIALDIEMIDGHQGLSRNEFDSFMNRVPTHLKNKFIKIAHDFQKFDKNKDDIIESDEFGAMLDQVMEGEGLKKT